Proteins found in one Salvia splendens isolate huo1 chromosome 10, SspV2, whole genome shotgun sequence genomic segment:
- the LOC121750614 gene encoding clathrin interactor EPSIN 1-like — MDFMKVFDQTVREIKREVNLKVLKVPEMEQKVLDATDDEPWGPHGTVLAEIAQATKKFTECQMVMNVLWARLAETGKNWRLVYKSLTVIEYLVGHGSERAVDDIIEHTFKISSLASFEYVEPSGKDVGISVRKKAETIVALLNNKDKMQEVRNKAAANRDKYVGLSSSGITFKSGTASFSSSSNSDRYGGFGNTKDKESFNVGYKEEEYGEDKYDTITNSKKKSSRNGSTAQASKPDEYVSASSQNTSSNTHDEDFDPRGTAGAKPSSGSQQVDLFGQDLIGDFLDDPISVPTDKSNSLDNDPSNVDLFADAAFVSATPQPAAEKNPQFDVDLFASQPTPTPAISAPMDFFAAPDPASHIDSGASRSDGTTSNISDPFANVPMNNFDGSDPFGVFSSHTDPSPVVANQSSSSQGSNGNTKGASPETHAPPPKKEFQVKSGIWADSLSRGLIDLNITAPKKVNLAGVGIVGGSTDPSQERDMGALPSFYMGGGPMLGKSGPTSTSTNDDFFSSLSSSQHSQFGSFQK; from the exons ATGGATTTCATGAAGGTTTTTGATCAAACTGTCCGTGAAAT AAAGAGGGAGGTGAATCTGAAGGTGTTGAAGGTTCCAGAGATGGAACAAAAG GTTCTGGATGCTACAGACGATGAACCTTGGGGTCCTCATGGCACAGTGTTGGCGGAAATAGCACAAGCAACAAAAAAATT CACCGAATGTCAGATGGTAATGAATGTCCTATGGGCAAGATTGGCCGAGACCGGCAAGAATTGGCGTTTGGTCTACAAG TCGTTGACCGTTATAGAGTATCTGGTGGGACATGGATCCGAGCGTGCTGTTGATGACATAATTGAACATACTTTTAAGATATCT TCTCTGGCCAGTTTTGAGTATGTGGAGCCAAGTGGAAAGGATGTCGGGATCAGCGTGAGAAAAAAAGCAGAAACTATTGTGGCTCTTCTGAACAATAAGGACAAAATGCAGGAAGTTAGGAATAAAGCTGCTGCAAATCGTGATAA GTATGTTGGACTTTCGTCATCCGGAATAACATTCAAATCCGGTACAGCGTCATTCAGCTCTAGCTCTAATAGTGATCGATATGGAGGTTTTGGTAACACAAAAGACAAAGAATCATTTAATGTTGGTTATAAGGAGGAGGAATACGGTGAAGATAAATATGACACAATTACTAATTCGAAAAAAAAGTCATCTCGTAATGGCAG CACGGCTCAAGCCAGCAAGCCAGATGAATATGTTTCAGCTTCTTCACAAAATACATCTTCAAACACACATGATGAAGATTTTGATCCCAGAGGAACTGCTGGTGCTA AACCGTCTTCTGGAAGCCAACAAGTTGATCTTTTCGGGCAAGATCTTATTGGTGACTTCTTGGATGACCCGATATCTGTTCCAACAGATAAGTCTAATTCTTTAGACAATGATCCATCGAACGTTGATTTATTTGCTGATGCTGCTTTTGTATCAGCCACTCCTCAACCAGCTGCAGAGAAAAACCCTCAG TTTGATGTCGATCTATTTGCCTCTCAACCAACCCCTACCCCTGCTATTTCTGCACCAATGGATTTTTTCGCTGCTCCTGATCCAGCTTCCCATATTGACAGCGGAGCTTCAAGATCTGATGGAACAACGAGCAACATTTCTGATCCATTCGCTAATGTTCCAATGAACAATTTTGATGGCTCTGACCCTTTCGGTGTATTCTCCTCTCACACAGATCCTTCACCTGTTGTAGCTAACCAGAGTTCTTCTAGTCAAGGAAGCAATGGAAACACAAAGGGAGCTTCTCCTGAAACCCATGCTCCTCCACCGAAGAAAGAATTTCAAGTCAAATCTGGAATATGGGCAGATTCTCTGAGCCGTGGATTAATTGACCTAAATATAACTGCAC CTAAAAAGGTTAACCTAGCAGGTGTGGGCATCGTTGGTGGATCGACTGATCCATCACAAGAGAGAGACATGGGGGCTTTGCCTTCATTTTACATGGGCGGGGGACCTATGCTCGGTAAATCTGGGCCCACATCGACATCCACGAATGACGACTTCTTCTCAAGCCTAAGCAGCAGCCAACACAGCCAATTCGGAAGTTTCCAGAAATGA
- the LOC121753284 gene encoding zinc finger CCCH domain-containing protein 20-like isoform X2, giving the protein MMMMMISDPPRTNPTVQIPNWDPYLDDPNPTPHIHSPAIHADVSQYDVALAALQRYLPSNKEDFAAADPEDDDFDIPVDAYSCDEFRMYEFKVKRCARARSHDWTECPFAHPGEKARRRDPRVHHYSGSACPDFRRGACRRGDACEHAHGVFECWLHPARYRTQPCKDGTHCRRRVCFFAHMPEQLRILPYAADESPRSAPIGSSPRYSPPSSPPQSPMSQLTESIRGMQINNKMNLGMGMSMSPPSWGGGYGSPCSPSKIRPGFRSLPATPIRAMARPGINAFDLWESSCEEEPAMERVESGRALRERIYSKLGQENSLNRVGHGDSAGSVPDIGWVSELCK; this is encoded by the exons atgatgatgatgatgatcagCGATCCGCCGCGCACAAATCCGACCGTCCAAATCCCTAATTGGGATCCCTACCTCGACGATCCGAATCCGACGCCCCACATTCACTCTCCGGCCATCCACGCCGATGTCTCTCAATACGACGTCGCCCTAGCCGCGTTGCAGCGCTACCTCCCTTCCAACAAGGAGGATTTCGCCGCCGCCGATCCGGAAGACGACGATTTCGACATTCCGGTGGACGCGTACTCGTGCGACGAGTTCCGGATGTACGAGTTCAAGGTGAAGCGGTGCGCGAGGGCGCGGTCGCACGACTGGACGGAGTGCCCGTTCGCGCACCCCGGGGAGAAGGCGCGGCGGCGGGATCCTCGCGTACACCACTACTCCGGCAGCGCGTGCCCCGACTTCCGCAGGGGCGCGTGCAGGAGGGGTGACGCGTGCGAGCACGCGCACGGCGTGTTCGAGTGCTGGCTCCACCCCGCGCGCTACCGCACGCAGCCGTGCAAGGACGGGACGCACTGCCGCCGCCGCGTCTGCTTCTTCGCGCACATGCCGGAGCAGCTCAGGATCCTGCCGTACGCCGCCGACGAATCGCCGCGGTCTGCGCCGATCGGATCCTCTCCTCGGTACTcgccgccgtcgtcgccgccgcaaTCGCCGATGAGTCAGCTCACCGAGTCGATTCGCGGTATGCAGATCAATAATAAGATGAA TTTGGGGATGGGAATGAGCATGAGCCCGCCGTCTTGGGGCGGCGGGTACGGGTCGCCTTGCAGCCCGTCGAAGATCCGACCCGGGTTCCGGAGTCTTCCTGCAACTCCTATCCGGGCTATGGCCCGTCCCGGGATAAACGCGTTTGATCTGTGGGAGAGTTCGTGCGAGGAGGAGCCGGCGATGGAGCGGGTCGAATCGGGTCGGGCCCTCCGCGAGAGGATCTATTCGAAGCTCGGTCAAGAGAACTCGTTGAATCGGGTCGGGCATGGAGATTCCGCGGGTTCAGTGCCTGATATCGGGTGGGTTTCGGAGCTGTGCAAGTGA
- the LOC121750218 gene encoding piRNA biogenesis protein EXD1-like isoform X1: protein MASPTETHIPLPDSEVPPLSFFTGDKVLDNEACLSSVPIHIVTKASQLPEEFLHPSPEKEVVIGFDCEGADLCRQGTLCIMQLSFPNAIYLVDAIQGEESLVQACKPALESSYITKVIHDCKRDSEALYFQFGIKLHNVVDTQIAYSLIKEQEGQKRLQDDHISFVGLLADPQYGGISYVEKEEVRVFLRQDPKFWAHRPLSELMVRAAADDVRFLLFIYHKMVEKLNERSLWFLSVRGALYCRCFCINNNNFADWPALPTVPATLVAGNQAPEEETLSVLDVPPGKMGFVIGRRGANILAIKEGCSAEIIFGSDKGPPDKVFIIGPVRQVRKAEAMIRGKLQQHYR, encoded by the exons ATGGCGTCCCCTACCGAGACCCACATTCCTCTCCCGGACTCAG AAGTGCCTCCACTCTCATTTTTTACAGGTGACAAAGTCTTAGACAATGAAGCATGTCTGTCTTCAGTTCCTATCCATATTGTCACCAAGGCATCTCAACTTCCGGAAGAATTCCTGCACCCTTCACCTGAGAAAGAAGTGGTCATAGGCTTCGATTGTGAGGGGGCTGATCTTTGTCGGCAGGGGACGCTTTGTATCATGCAG CTCTCTTTTCCAAATGCAATATATCTTGTTGATGCCATTCAGGGTGAAGAGTCACTTGTGCAAGCCTGTAAGCCTGCACTTGAGTCTAGTTACATCACAAAAGTTATCCATGACTGCAAACGAGATAGTGAG GCTTTATACTTTCAGTTTGGCATTAAGTTGCACAATGTTGTGGACACCCAG ATTGCATATTCTTTGATTAAGGAGCAAGAAGGGCAGAAAAGACTGCAAGATGACCACATATCATTTGTTGGCCTGCTTGCTGACCCCCAATATGGAG GCATATCATATGTTGAGAAGGAAGAAGTTCGTGTTTTCTTGAGGCAg GATCCCAAGTTCTGGGCGCATCGGCCATTGTCTGAATTAATGGTCCGTGCAGCAGCAGATGATGTTCGCTTTCTTCTGTTTATCTACCATAAGATGGTGGAAAAGTTAAATGAGAGGTCCTTGTGGTTTCTTTCTGTTCGTGGTGCACTTTATTGCCGCTGTTTCTGCATCAACAATAATAATTTTGCAGATTGGCCAGCACTGCCTACTGTTCCAG CGACTCTGGTTGCTGGTAACCAAGCTCCAGAAGAAGAAACACTATCTGTTCTTGATGTTCCACCAGGAAAGATGGGATTCGTAATCGGGAGACGAGGAGCTAATATATTGGCAATAAAGGAAGGATGCAG TGCTGAAATCATCTTCGGAAGCGACAAGGGTCCTCCAGACAAG GTCTTCATAATTGGCCCAGTTAGGCAGGTGAGAAAAGCAGAAGCGATGATAAGGGGTAAACTGCAACAGCACTACCGCTAG
- the LOC121753284 gene encoding zinc finger CCCH domain-containing protein 20-like isoform X1 — translation MMMMMISDPPRTNPTVQIPNWDPYLDDPNPTPHIHSPAIHADVSQYDVALAALQRYLPSNKEDFAAADPEDDDFDIPVDAYSCDEFRMYEFKVKRCARARSHDWTECPFAHPGEKARRRDPRVHHYSGSACPDFRRGACRRGDACEHAHGVFECWLHPARYRTQPCKDGTHCRRRVCFFAHMPEQLRILPYAADESPRSAPIGSSPRYSPPSSPPQSPMSQLTESIRGMQINNKMKSGLGRGMGMNLGMGMSMSPPSWGGGYGSPCSPSKIRPGFRSLPATPIRAMARPGINAFDLWESSCEEEPAMERVESGRALRERIYSKLGQENSLNRVGHGDSAGSVPDIGWVSELCK, via the coding sequence atgatgatgatgatgatcagCGATCCGCCGCGCACAAATCCGACCGTCCAAATCCCTAATTGGGATCCCTACCTCGACGATCCGAATCCGACGCCCCACATTCACTCTCCGGCCATCCACGCCGATGTCTCTCAATACGACGTCGCCCTAGCCGCGTTGCAGCGCTACCTCCCTTCCAACAAGGAGGATTTCGCCGCCGCCGATCCGGAAGACGACGATTTCGACATTCCGGTGGACGCGTACTCGTGCGACGAGTTCCGGATGTACGAGTTCAAGGTGAAGCGGTGCGCGAGGGCGCGGTCGCACGACTGGACGGAGTGCCCGTTCGCGCACCCCGGGGAGAAGGCGCGGCGGCGGGATCCTCGCGTACACCACTACTCCGGCAGCGCGTGCCCCGACTTCCGCAGGGGCGCGTGCAGGAGGGGTGACGCGTGCGAGCACGCGCACGGCGTGTTCGAGTGCTGGCTCCACCCCGCGCGCTACCGCACGCAGCCGTGCAAGGACGGGACGCACTGCCGCCGCCGCGTCTGCTTCTTCGCGCACATGCCGGAGCAGCTCAGGATCCTGCCGTACGCCGCCGACGAATCGCCGCGGTCTGCGCCGATCGGATCCTCTCCTCGGTACTcgccgccgtcgtcgccgccgcaaTCGCCGATGAGTCAGCTCACCGAGTCGATTCGCGGTATGCAGATCAATAATAAGATGAAATCAGGGCTCGGGAGGGGAATGGGGATGAATTTGGGGATGGGAATGAGCATGAGCCCGCCGTCTTGGGGCGGCGGGTACGGGTCGCCTTGCAGCCCGTCGAAGATCCGACCCGGGTTCCGGAGTCTTCCTGCAACTCCTATCCGGGCTATGGCCCGTCCCGGGATAAACGCGTTTGATCTGTGGGAGAGTTCGTGCGAGGAGGAGCCGGCGATGGAGCGGGTCGAATCGGGTCGGGCCCTCCGCGAGAGGATCTATTCGAAGCTCGGTCAAGAGAACTCGTTGAATCGGGTCGGGCATGGAGATTCCGCGGGTTCAGTGCCTGATATCGGGTGGGTTTCGGAGCTGTGCAAGTGA
- the LOC121750218 gene encoding uncharacterized protein LOC121750218 isoform X2, whose protein sequence is MASPTETHIPLPDSGDKVLDNEACLSSVPIHIVTKASQLPEEFLHPSPEKEVVIGFDCEGADLCRQGTLCIMQLSFPNAIYLVDAIQGEESLVQACKPALESSYITKVIHDCKRDSEALYFQFGIKLHNVVDTQIAYSLIKEQEGQKRLQDDHISFVGLLADPQYGGISYVEKEEVRVFLRQDPKFWAHRPLSELMVRAAADDVRFLLFIYHKMVEKLNERSLWFLSVRGALYCRCFCINNNNFADWPALPTVPATLVAGNQAPEEETLSVLDVPPGKMGFVIGRRGANILAIKEGCSAEIIFGSDKGPPDKVFIIGPVRQVRKAEAMIRGKLQQHYR, encoded by the exons ATGGCGTCCCCTACCGAGACCCACATTCCTCTCCCGGACTCAG GTGACAAAGTCTTAGACAATGAAGCATGTCTGTCTTCAGTTCCTATCCATATTGTCACCAAGGCATCTCAACTTCCGGAAGAATTCCTGCACCCTTCACCTGAGAAAGAAGTGGTCATAGGCTTCGATTGTGAGGGGGCTGATCTTTGTCGGCAGGGGACGCTTTGTATCATGCAG CTCTCTTTTCCAAATGCAATATATCTTGTTGATGCCATTCAGGGTGAAGAGTCACTTGTGCAAGCCTGTAAGCCTGCACTTGAGTCTAGTTACATCACAAAAGTTATCCATGACTGCAAACGAGATAGTGAG GCTTTATACTTTCAGTTTGGCATTAAGTTGCACAATGTTGTGGACACCCAG ATTGCATATTCTTTGATTAAGGAGCAAGAAGGGCAGAAAAGACTGCAAGATGACCACATATCATTTGTTGGCCTGCTTGCTGACCCCCAATATGGAG GCATATCATATGTTGAGAAGGAAGAAGTTCGTGTTTTCTTGAGGCAg GATCCCAAGTTCTGGGCGCATCGGCCATTGTCTGAATTAATGGTCCGTGCAGCAGCAGATGATGTTCGCTTTCTTCTGTTTATCTACCATAAGATGGTGGAAAAGTTAAATGAGAGGTCCTTGTGGTTTCTTTCTGTTCGTGGTGCACTTTATTGCCGCTGTTTCTGCATCAACAATAATAATTTTGCAGATTGGCCAGCACTGCCTACTGTTCCAG CGACTCTGGTTGCTGGTAACCAAGCTCCAGAAGAAGAAACACTATCTGTTCTTGATGTTCCACCAGGAAAGATGGGATTCGTAATCGGGAGACGAGGAGCTAATATATTGGCAATAAAGGAAGGATGCAG TGCTGAAATCATCTTCGGAAGCGACAAGGGTCCTCCAGACAAG GTCTTCATAATTGGCCCAGTTAGGCAGGTGAGAAAAGCAGAAGCGATGATAAGGGGTAAACTGCAACAGCACTACCGCTAG
- the LOC121750179 gene encoding vacuolar protein sorting-associated protein 32 homolog 2-like, translating to MFTRIFGKPKQETNALATLDKLNETLEMLEKKEKVLLKKAAAEVERAKEFTRAKNKRAAIQCLKRKRLYEQQIEQLGNFQLRIHDQMIMLEGAKATTETVDALRTGAAAMKAMQKATNIDDVDKTMDEINEQTENMKQIQEALSTPMGAAADFDEDELEAELEELEGAELEEQLLQPATTAPAAPVRVPAGGRQPARKVEDDDDELAELQREMAL from the exons ATGTTTACTAGAATTTTTGGAAAGCCTAAGCAAGAAACGAATGCTCTGGCAACGTTAGATAAGTTAAATGAG ACTCTTGAGATGCTGGAGAAAAAAGAGAAAGTTCTCTTGAAGAAGGCTGCCGCTGAAGTTGAAAGGGCCAAGGAATTCACTCGAGCTAAAAATAAAAGGG CTGCAATACAATGTTTGAAGAGAAAAAGGCTTTATGAACAACAAATTGAACAGCTCGGAAACTTCCAGTTGCGAATTCATGATCAG ATGATAATGCTAGAGGGAGCGAAAGCTACCACAGAAACTGTAGATGCTTTGAGAACAGGAGCAGCTGCAATGAAGGCTATGCAGAAGGCAAC CAATATTGATGACGTGGACAAGACAATGGATGAAATCAATGAGCAGACTGAAAACATGAAACAAATTCAAGAAGCTTTGTCAACGCCTATGGGTGCAGCTGCTGATTTTGATGAG GATGAACTGGAGGCAGAGCTCGAAGAACTCGAAGGAGCTGAGCTGGAAGAACAGCTCTTGCAACCCGCAACAACAGCTCCTGCTGCACCTGTTCGAGTGCCTGCAGGAGGAAGGCAACCGGCGAGGAAGgttgaagacgatgatgatgagcTGGCCGAATTGCAGAGAGAGATGGCCCTTTAA